Proteins found in one Aspergillus puulaauensis MK2 DNA, chromosome 8, nearly complete sequence genomic segment:
- a CDS encoding uncharacterized protein (COG:S;~EggNog:ENOG410PIBS;~InterPro:IPR008775;~PFAM:PF05721): MSTTTTTTTTVPPGRLFAHGTDVHYGDFRDDLLRDGVAVVKNAVPRERALKYADEIHEWLEGFNLGYSRNDPSTIHKDHLPDINEKGMCLGYAVSHESFTWAVRQEPGVVRAFEAVYDTPDLIVSFDSVNIGFPNRADVKPNTPWPHQDQDPAKPGFRCLQGLVNLLPNGADDGGLIVCKGAHLLSEEFHEVFKDEERIWSWTKEWYGFTDAGRKWLQDKGCEWTKITAEPGDLLLWDSRTPHYNLSSKTSQPRFCVYTCYMPVADASEEQLLTKKMAFEETKMTTHWPNAMHVVELPVYRNGEPDPYNRHSPRKPVQLSERGFKLTGIPYIKAAV, encoded by the exons AAGAGACGGCGTCGCGGTAGTCAAAAACGCAGTCCCTCGCGAGCGCGCCCTCAAATACGCAGACGAGATCCACGAGTGGCTAGAAGGATT caaccTAGGCTACAGCCGCAACGACCCATCCACAATCCACAAAGACCACCTGCCCGACATCAACGAGAAGGGAATGTGTCTCGGCTACGCAGTCTCGCACGAATCCTTCACATGGGCCGTCCGTCAAGAACCAGGCGTCGTGCGCGCTTTCGAAGCGGTCTACGACACACCAGACCTCATCGTCTCGTTCGACTCCGTGAACATCGGCTTCCCGAACCGGGCGGACGTCAAGCCGAACACCCCGTGGCCGCATCAGGACCAGGACCCCGCGAAGCCGGGGTTTCGGTGCTTGCAGGGACTGGTGAATCTGCTGCCGAATGGGGCTGATGATGGCGGGTTGATTGTGTGCAAGGGGGCGCATTTGCTGAGTGAGGAGTTTCATGAGGTGTTTAAGGACGAGGAGCGGATCTGGTCGTG GACAAAAGAGTGGTACGGCTTCACCGACGCCGGGAGGAAATGGCTCCAGGATAAGGGCTGCGAGTGGACCAAGATCACCGCCGAGCCGGGTGATCTCTTACTAT GGGACTCGCGCACGCCGCATTACAACCTCTCGTCCAAGACGTCGCAGCCGAGATTCTGCGTGTATACGTGCTACATGCCGGTGGCAGACGCTAGCGAGGAGCAGCTcctgacgaagaagatggcgttTGAAG AAACTAAAATGACGACCCATTGGCCGAATGCTATGCATGTTGTTGAATTGCCGGTTTATCGCAACGGGGAGCCGGACCCGTATAACCGCCACAGTCCACGCAAGCCGGTGCAGCTGTCGGAGAGGGGATTCAAGTTGACGGGGATTCCGTACATCAAGGCAGCTGTATAG
- a CDS encoding uncharacterized protein (COG:S;~EggNog:ENOG410PT3K), with product MPRIPIPVILCGRTAAVGRPVSQLLLPDYEVIHFITSPESAHADLPVLLAGRDPQSATPNDIGTHNYSQPPRAVIFGRGFAPDFVQGLRKAYADRSTEPVAWVAGDPAKVPTGVPGPGYAEETVNSLKGVLAGWRGEVDDDVLLY from the exons ATGCCTCGTATCCCCATCCCCGTCATTCTGTGCGGCCGCACCGCCGCCGTAGGTAGACCCGTATCGcaactcctcctcccagaCTACGAAG TAATCCACTTCATCACCTCACCGGAGAGCGCGCACGCCGACCTCCCGGTCCTCCTAGCCGGTCGCGACCCGCAGTCTGCCACGCCCAACGACATCGGCACGCACAACTACAGCCAGCCGCCGCGCGCCGTGATCTTCGGCCGCGGGTTCGCTCCTGATTTCGTCCAGGGGCTGAGGAAGGCGTATGCTGATCGGAGCACTGAGCCCGTGGCTTGGGTAGCGGGGGATCCGGCTAAAGTGCCGACCGGTGTCCCGGGGCCGGGATATGCTGAGGAGACGGTGAATTCGTTGAAGGGTGTACTGGCGGGTTGGAGGGGGGAagtggatgatgatgttctaCTGTACTAG
- a CDS encoding PQ-loop repeat-containing protein (COG:S;~EggNog:ENOG410PFVU;~InterPro:IPR006603;~PFAM:PF04193;~TransMembrane:7 (o6-28i40-59o65-86i98-118o130-150i162-182o198-217i)), translating to MDVPIAANVLGTTGAVCWSVQLLPQIFINYRRHDTEGLRASMMMLWAIAGVPLGVYNIVEELNVALRVQAQILTFLSLVTWAQCLYYGKKYSISRCAAAVMSLLVILGGIETGLIFALRAAKDRGFEWPMILMAVLSACFLAAGVLRHYWDIYVHRTVRGISFIFVGIDAAGDLFSLVSIVFESQIDSLGMVIYGTELVLWIGVFICGFVFNFLPWITERSKKQRAAAREPVTLHQMPSSTSVFRTASGSDVVRRIPQRS from the exons atGGATGTCCCGATCGCAGCCAATGTCCTGGGCACCACCGGTGCA GTCTGCTGGTCCGTCCAG CTTCTGCCTCAGATCTTCATCAACTATCGGCGCCACGACACCGAAGGACTGCGGGCGTCCATGATGATGCTGTGGgccatcgccggcgtccCGCTTGGCGTGTACAATATCGTCGAGGAGCTGAATGTGGCGCTGCGCGTCCAGGCCCAGATCCTGACTTTTCTCAGCCTTGTCACCTGGGCCCAGTGTCTTTACTACGGAAAG AAATACTCAATCTCGAGGTGTGCCGCCGCGGTCATGTCTCTTCTTGTGATACTGGGAGGTATCGAGACCGGCTTGATCTTTGCCCTGCGTGCCGCTAAAGACCGGGGTTTTGAATGGCCGATGATTCTGATGGCTGTTCTAAGCGCATGCTTTCTTGCTGCGGGTGTTCTGCGACACTACTGGGATATATACGTGCATCGCACCGTGCGTGGAATCAGCTTTATCTTCGTCGGAATTGATGCCGCTGGTGATTTATTCTCGCTCGTATCCATCG TGTTTGAATCGCAGATAGACAGCCTGGGCATGGTGATATACGGAACCGAGCTGGTGCTGTGGATCGGGGTTTTCATCTGCGGCTTCGTGTTTAATTTCCTGCCTTGGATTACAGAGCGATCGAAGAAACAGCGAGCTGCTGCAAGAGAACCAGTGACTCTCCACCAGATGCCATCGTCGACATCTGTTTTCCGGACGGCGTCTGGGTCTGATGTCGTGAGGAGAATCCCACAACGCTCTTAG
- a CDS encoding uncharacterized protein (COG:S;~EggNog:ENOG410PJZV;~TransMembrane:1 (o420-447i)), whose product MTARNRCIQGLFGLTAGETEQYPGINTFCDFLESQFEGQFRTFDDRIWVALNRPKPSNTDDFWSWCADVCRAFNQLRRVSRDRPQAGGEAQPATDNLEPTMHDVLREILPTRSSGGTDATDQQKVLVANAVLKTLCSLSTAITLDGRTQPRENRPGTPESRQVEEGTANQVSLTIPNHPRDIIWHGPLSSYVRTPFQDYTRELRRPEETDVGNDALYESSLTYASLRRFGAIKIVWVETLKDHLVFDEVARTLSIFRFPSVCVVRIKKPNAFLIDKNITNWTMNPNPFRPENDIEDHGSLYREALLSYRLLFGQSGESRKLLSRELKTHRARGALADPFLDQLSSCRWSLGNTVSPFESSLLPESLLDDNGGIMDWPTYSRVDFPFFGNQLRRLQEYGNKHPPTGFWEYFSDRRYPRERFAAQAAVVIGTMSILLSAGQLVVAIVGATRNLQ is encoded by the exons ATGACTGCCCGAAACCGATGCATCCAGGGGCTATTCGGCCTGACGGCTGGCGAGACGGAGCAATATCCCGGCATTAATACGTTCTGCGATTTCCTGGAGAGTCAGTTCGAGGGGCAGTTTAGGACTTTTGATGACAGGATATGGGTGGCCCTGAACAGACCAAAGCCATCGAACACGGACGACTTCTGGAGCTGGTGTGCCGACGTCTGTCGTGCGTTTAACCAGCTGCGTCGTGTCAGTAGGGACCGACCACAAGCCGGTGGTGAGGCCCAGCCGGCTACTGACAATCTGGAACCGACAATGCACGATGTGTTGAGGGAGATTCTTCCAACCAGATCGAGTGGCGGGACGGATGCTACAGACCAACAGAAAGTCCTTGTCGCCAACGCCGTGCTGAAGACATTGTGCTCTCTCTCGACAGCAATCACCCTCGATGGTCGAACGCAACCACGGGAAAATCGCCCAGGAACCCCCGAAAGCCGCCAGGTCGAGGAAGGGACTGCAAACCAGGTATCTTTGACCATACCTAACCACCCCCGCGATATCATTTGGCATGGACCCCTCAGTTCATATGTGCGAACGCCATTTCAAGACTACACACGGGAATTGAGGAGGCCCGAAGAGACGGATGTTGGCAATGATGCCTTGTACGAGTCAAGTCTGACCTACGCCTCTCTCAGACGGTTTGGTGCCATTAAGATTGTGTGGGTAGAGACACTGAAGGATCACCTGGTGTTTGACGAAGTCGCTCGCACCCTGTCAATTTTCAGGTTCCCGTCTGTCTGTGTGGTGAGGATCAAGAAGCCGAACGCCTTTCTTATCGACAAAAA CATCACCAATTGGACTATGAACCCCAACCCATTTCGACCAGAGAatgatatcgaggatcaTGGCAGCCTGTACAGAGAGGCGCTGCTCTCGTATCGCCTTCTCTTTGGGCAGTCCGGGGAGTCACGGAAACTCCTGAGCAGGGAATTGAAGACCCATAGAGCACGAGGAGCTTTGGCTGATCCTTTCTTGGACCAACTATCGTCGTGCCGCTGGTCTTTGGGTAATACAGTGTCGCCCTTTGAAAGCTCATTGCTTCCGGAGTCTCTCCTGGACGACAACGGGGGGATAATGGACTGGCCTACGTACTCGAGAGTtgatttccctttctttgGAAACCAACTCCGTCGCCTGCAGGAATATGGAAACAAACACCCACCCACCGGTTTCTGGGAGTATTTCAGCGACCGCAGGTATCCACGAGAGAGATTCGCTGCCCAGGCGGCGGTCGTCATTGGCACAATGAGCATTCTCCTCAGCGCGGGTCAATTGGTAGTTGCGATTGTTGGAGCGACCCGAAATTTGCAATAG